GGAACAACAGTTTGATTTCTAgttcaaaaatgcggggtgttacaatttgtTCCATATTAACTTGGCAGGCCTTAAGGAACAACAAATAGAATATAATAGGAGTAAACATAATATAgaatcataattttaatatatcacattttgaatataataatttactattttaggAAATGATTATAGTAAACAATAAGAGTAAATTGAAAACACATTGATAAATTATCTCTTAGATTTTCTGAATTGAATAAGCAAagtcaacttttatttttattatagcaAGTGAAAAAAGTATGCCACAATTCCTCATTTAGAAACCATACTTCACTTGAAACATTTTATTTGGTTtgggaataatttagaatcactGTTTCATTTGAATTGAGAAATGATTATAGTAAATAATAGGAGTAAATTGAAAACCAACTGATATATTTAGGTTTTCTGAATTGAACAAGCAAAAGTGTCATTTCCTTTTTTAGAAGTTGTAGTTCACTTGATCAAACATTTCATTTTGTTTGGAAATGATTTAGAATTACTGTTTCAAgagttttattttattcataactTTCACATTTAATATCACAACATAACTAACTGGATACTTTAACTGCAAATTATATCATATAAAAAAAGgaaactaaaacaagaaaaaaaagaactatTTAGGTTAATTCAAAGCCATAAAGCTCTAGCTTCTCTAAGCATGGGACTAATTCAATATTTACATGACTCTCCATTACTTTATCAACACCTTCTAAGTCCTTTCCTTTTATATACACTGTTGGCAACTCCCATGGTTCTCTAGTATCACTGCTGGCAACTTCATTCATCTTTATTAGTTTTATCAACACAGAGGTTTTATCCTCTTCATCCACCTTAAAAATCACGGGGTTAACCCCCAACGACACCAATAAGCTCTTCACTGAGGCACACATGCAACACTCGCTCGTCGATACAATGAGTATCACATTTTCAGCTATTAGCTTGTCGAAACCTGTTATCGCCTTTCCTTTTCTACGATTACTTGGATGCCCTGGAGGCGTCCTTGATTCATCACTATTTGTCCGCCTGCTGTGGGTGTAACAGAGAATCTGCCAGCACTTGTTCGATGCATGGTGTCAATGGGTGGGTGGTGGTGAGTGGGGAAAGTATGTGTGTGTGAGTAAGTGGAGACACAATACAATGGAATATATAGGTTGTTACAAGTGAAAGGCTAACGTCAACTTTTGTCAACGTAGTACCAGTACTATCACAACTGCTATTTGGATCCATGTAATCTAATTATGaactatttttggattttatttgacTACATGTTTTCTTCATTTGACTATTTTCATCTATATTCCCTTAGTTTACTAAATAAATGGTgttcttttttttgttctaaGTATTGTTTTACATAGTCAATTAGGTCATCAAGAGGTTATTTGATAGATTGGTTAAGTATAATAACTGGGAAAAGGGTGCGAAAAATGCCTATACTTTGTCGAAATTTGCAATCACGCGtcctgaactttgcgggggtcctatgacccccctagactattttttttaccatatttaaCATGTATATATTTGGAACTTGGACTACTGCGTGTATTTGACGCTCATTGAGCGCGTGAGAAAAAAAATGTTTGACAAGAGGCAAATATATGCCAGTTAAATACGGTAAATAAAATAGTCTAGGCGGTTCATAGGATCCCTCAAATTTCAAAGTGCGTAACTACAAATTTCGCTAAGTACATGTATTTTTTGCACATTTTCCCCATAATAAATCCATGAAAAAATTTGAGATTAGCTTTATCATATATATTAGGTATGAGGTATTAGCTAATGATGGAAGAGGATTACTATCCTATATAGCAAGTGAGATAAAATAGTTCCATGAGATATCCTACTTATTTCGTTCTTCTGTCAACCAACCAATAACGATATATGTTCTTCCAGAATTACTTAATCAAGAAAGTATGCTTTACATCTTTTTCAAAGTATCTTTCAAGAATGAGTTAGTAATACACTCTTTACTTGGTAGAATTAAATAGTTACTGAAGTCACGTGTTCAcactaaaaatttaatttataaatggCCTTTTACTACTTcaacacttgtaataaaaaaaaaatttgagaggTTTGcgacacaattttaattttatgaattaaGCTACTTTTTCTGTCCCAATTTATACGAGTTAGTTTAAATTTGACACgaagtttatgattttttttttttaaaaacttgtggtCTAATACAAACATTTGTGTGATCGTAAATCATTTCATTTAAGGTAAAGTAggta
This genomic window from Capsicum annuum cultivar UCD-10X-F1 unplaced genomic scaffold, UCD10Xv1.1 ctg4269, whole genome shotgun sequence contains:
- the LOC124891960 gene encoding glutaredoxin-C8-like, which translates into the protein MDPNSSCDSTGTTLTKVDVSLSLILCYTHSRRTNSDESRTPPGHPSNRRKGKAITGFDKLIAENVILIVSTSECCMCASVKSLLVSLGVNPVIFKVDEEDKTSVLIKLIKMNEVASSDTREPWELPTVYIKGKDLEGVDKVMESHLKYPVSYVVILNVKVMNKIKLLKQ